Proteins from one Plasmodium relictum strain SGS1 genome assembly, chromosome: 10 genomic window:
- the NIF2 gene encoding NLI interacting factor-like phosphatase, putative encodes MKKKSIERCIYQLLNKLKFYKYIWIKIKDVVKCVLKPFILKKKFNFRTYRKRRICPSMTLVLDLDETLIYCTKKKIYNYQKEVDVLINGKYLSLYVCKRPYIDLFFSSLYPLYEIIIFTTSIKSYADTVLNIIDIDHYVDKKFYREDCYEMNQNYYIKNLVNIKKEISKIILIDDSNMSGIKYPENFFPIKKWQGDLNDTELLDIIPFFLNLRKVKDIRSICSFRLKSQKEVSKLLSTSSVNEMNYLPDDNSKPLCRESLAFQAINYLKIFMHRFRYASSKEQWNELGKKINNKLKSYPFSLSKLKGSSDDEQKKRYRKNVQRKYQ; translated from the coding sequence atgaaaaaaaaaagtatagaAAGATGTATTTATCAATtattaaacaaattaaaattctataaatatatatggattaaaataaaagatgtcGTAAAATGTGTATTAAAaccatttattttaaaaaaaaaatttaattttcgAACATACAGAAAAAGGCGTATTTGCCCTTCTATGACATTAGTATTAGATTTAGATGAAACATTAATTTATtgcacaaaaaaaaaaatatataattatcaaAAAGAAGTAGATGTATTAATAAATGGAAAATATTTGTCATTATATGTATGTAAACGACCATATatagatttatttttttcaagtCTTTATCCGttatatgaaataataatatttacaacttcaattaaatcaTATGCTGATACtgtattaaatataattgatATTGATCATTATgtagataaaaaattttatagagAGGATTGTTATGAAATGaatcaaaattattatataaaaaatttagtaaatataaagaaagaaatttctaaaattatattaattgaTGATTCAAATATGTCTGGCATAAAATACccagaaaatttttttcctaTCAAAAAGTGGCAAGGAGATTTAAATGATACAGAATTGTTAGAcattattcctttttttttaaacttgaGAAAAGTAAAAGATATAAGATCTATCTGTTCCTTTAGATTAAAATCACAAAAAGAAGTATCCAAATTATTAAGTACATCTTCTGTTAATGAAATGAATTATTTACCTGATGATAATTCAAAACCTTTATGTAGAGAATCATTAGCCTTTCAAgctattaattatttaaaaatttttatgcaTAGATTTAGATATGCTAGTTCAAAAGAGCAATGGAATGAGttaggaaaaaaaattaacaataaATTGAAATCATATCCCTTTTCACTTTCAAAACTTAAAGGGTCAAGCGATGacgaacaaaaaaaaaggtacAGAAAAAATGTTCAAAGGAAATaccaataa
- a CDS encoding BolA-like protein, putative, which produces MKMNIQKIIEEKISRVLKPTFLELIDKSCGCGTSFDAVIVSSNFANKKLLDRHRIVNDIIKEELQNIHAFSMKCHTPVEYDKIKKPST; this is translated from the coding sequence atgaaaatgaatataCAAAAGATTATTGAAGAAAAGATAAGCCGCGTATTAAAACCAACATTTCTAGAACTGATTGATAAGTCATGTGGTTGCGGTACATCGTTTGATGCAGTAATTGTTTCCAGCAATTttgcaaataaaaaattattagataGACATCGAATTGTGAAtgatattataaaagaagaattaCAAAACATACATGCATTTTCTATGAAATGTCACACTCCTGTAgaatatgataaaataaaaaaaccatctacataa
- the GAP40 gene encoding glideosome-associated protein 40, putative, producing the protein MAKLSLPEWSDVERYFKDPELITAEILFVALTLCNVFVMYRLFLDVIPFPIFVTWWQLAQGLLVAYVCGELGREFPKLAYFPKVEINENMLKVLFIPSIFYCLMLVLSNYLLYKTPCIASYPVLVSFTVVFHHLTRFVGCGEEYMPLRWQSIFFLLAAFVIGCFDSKTTGNGVILWALLYALSSAIFRAGFMQKIMHLVDGRGNTLHNNQHLLGVLILPILIILSGEWTVFQYMPYDITSLHTWQMWGCLITVGTMPFIKNVISNRLVRRTGQGPWRLLEILSIVLVFLIGMTFNTPTYKGYIAILCVIIGRSIGAFDVLLNASDYMIAEDERRRKNPRSNYAKNRQSTQASKPFLSSVDNEEDEESSFSSNDSKSYQGSQDYDDKESVNSSSQHYSVNKGTSRIGSSSNQTSNAGISGDESRIGSKLSGSRASGRGSGFHNKSKLSKNYSSKEQQMLDSQA; encoded by the coding sequence atggcAAAGTTAAGTTTACCAGAATGGAGCGATGTTGAACGATATTTTAAAGACCCTGAGTTAATTACAGCagaaatattatttgtaGCTTTAACGTTATGCAACGTTTTTGTTATGTATCGTCTATTTTTAGATGTTATACCTTTCCCTATTTTTGTTACATGGTGGCAATTGGCTCAAGGTTTACTAGTTGCCTATGTATGTGGAGAATTAGGTAGAGAATTTCCTAAACTTGCTTATTTTCCAAAAGTGGAAATCAATGAAAATATGCTTaaagttttatttattccctcaattttttattgtttgaTGCTTGTATTatcaaattatttattatacaaAACTCCTTGCATAGCATCATACCCAGTACTTGTTAGCTTTACTGTTGTCTTTCATCATCTTACTCGTTTTGTTGGATGTGGGGAGGAATACATGCCATTAAGGTGGcaatccattttttttttattagcaGCATTTGTAATTGGTTGCTTTGATTCTAAAACTACAGGGAATGGAGTTATTTTATGGGCTTTATTATATGCTTTGTCTTCAGCTATTTTTAGAGCTGGTTTTATGCAAAAAATTATGCATTTGGTAGATGGAAGAGGGAATACTTTACATAATAATCAACATCTTTTAGGCGTACTTATATTAcctatattaattatattatcagGTGAATGGACCGTGTTTCAATATATGCCTTATGATATCACTTCACTTCATACATGGCAAATGTGGGGATGTTTAATAACAGTTGGAACAATgccttttataaaaaatgttatatcAAATAGATTAGTTAGAAGAACAGGACAAGGCCCATGGAGACTTTTGGAAATTTTATCAATTGTACTTGTATTTCTTATTGGTATGACTTTTAATACACCGACATATAAGGGGTATATAGCAATTTTATGTGTAATTATAGGAAGATCTATTGGTGCATTTGATGTTTTATTAAATGCTTCTGATTATATGATTGCAGAAGATGAACGAAGAAGGAAAAACCCACGATCTAATTACGCAAAAAATAGACAAAGTACCCAAGCATCGAAACCATTTTTATCTTCAGTTGACaatgaagaagatgaagaaagTTCTTTTAGTTCTAATGATAGTAAAAGCTATCAAGGATCACAAGATTATGATGACAAAGAAAGTGTAAATAGTAGTTCACAACACTATAGTGTTAATAAGGGAACAAGTAGAATAGGTAGCTCATCAAACCAAACAAGTAATGCAGGAATTTCTGGAGATGAAAGCAGAATAGGAAGTAAATTAAGTGGAAGTAGAGCAAGTGGAAGAGGATCAGGTTTTCATAACAAATCTAAATTAtctaaaaattattcatCAAAAGAACAACAAATGCTTGATTCTCAAGCTTAA
- a CDS encoding amino acid transporter, putative: MDINKLRNEFFHDYQEINIKKKKFFYRNKNKNDCITYKKKNIYWIDSQNYVETTNNNLSLTNRRSEKYMIKKKKKSNSFRNTYDHIINFIKENKNDMKKIRYSLFLKAYEKSELCQIKKQNKKEKMNLDKYNKYIDIRDPKEKQRLKLLKLLKSYQIKYEGYTSLNTLCDYSIYFQDKGVKETLLKKQNCENFLYYLVTIGISYNDIIKMASVFENMEYLKYCNLFMLPWIYKKLNEFHIFDVKTFVLHCIACSIGTLNSSLYIFIRYKTIAIIFPLVITYTLLSAPFLLQEINCGRLVLDGCISFFWSINYYHLPIAMILIISYIISIIKYIDLICLQLYYFSYYFKDNNPWIYKNIDTKICSKFNGSKNICDFSRNICYYNESTNTCEINNIKLGTKIYDMLLNSYDVSKSQRFTVAIVLFSFFFLILYNFLSKYKTSQKIVRMFLSFLILLFIIHIFAIHDFTFIKFLFSDLNFSKITSILSNHEVWILCMIHCTINLSLHSGMYFYSSKGLRLGVNVISSTYLIIFSFLLLDILIFITFANIIAKHIKNIEKNYYFLIELMKKNVFFILIPVANNYCSKFTLFLSICVAVIFLTLILLAASKRIDILFLSIKDIYTSKSPKIFIMTWLLLFLFYYIYRVVDSNFRVIFVSHLSQIITLLILLCVNFNFFWISGLKETAQKLGRWPIIFKLFLTFINEFSLIYCEIRLKFLNRVFLYFLRQFINIFIIPFFSIILCQKVLRLKENGYYNKVDMKTIMLNTYSLALECNDKSTKIQLQFIPKSRYTTYFNIFIILYLKYFGIDLVFMCFLYSVNNFFVENEVFFKKKHSNTGINEHIILLLYIIFLYIAYINIPLLQWIKRKLFLKTNNFNVLDFPVLLEEKKKGKKNALFREFIYN, encoded by the exons AtggatataaataaattaagaaatgaattttttcatGATTATCaagaaattaatataaaaaaaaaaaaattcttttacagaaacaaaaacaaaaatgattgtattacttataaaaaaaaaaatatatattggaTAGATTCTCAGAATTACGTGGAGACAACAAATAATAACCTAAGCTTGACTAATCGTAGAagtgaaaaatatatgataaaaaaaaagaaaaaatctAATTCTTTTAGAAATACTTACGatcatattataaattttataaaggaaaataaaaatgatatgaaaaaaattaggtattccttatttttaaagGCATATGAAAAATCTGAATTATGTCagataaaaaaacaaaataaaaaggaaaaaatgaatttagataaatataataaatatatagatataaGGGATCCGAAAGAAAAGCAAagattaaaattattaaaattgttaAAAAGCTATCAAATTAAGTATGAAGGATATACAAGTTTAAATACTTTATGTGATTattcaatatattttcaGGATAAAGGTGTTAAAGAAACattgttaaaaaaacaaaactgcgaaaattttttatattatttagttACTATAGGAATTTCATACAAtgacataataaaaatggcAAGTGTATTTGAAAATAtggaatatttaaaatattgtaATTTGTTTATGCTTCCTtggatatataaaaaattgaatgaatttcatatttttgaTGTAAAAACATTTGTATTACATTGTATAGCATGTTCAATTGGTACACTAAAttcttctttatatatatttattagatATAAAACCATAGCAATAATTTTTCCTTTAGTTATAACTTATACACTTTTATCAGCaccttttttattacaaGAAATAAATTGTGGACGTCTAGTATTAGATGGATGTATCTCTTTTTTTTGGtcaataaattattatcatttaccAATAGCAATgatattaattatatcatatattatttctataataaaatatatagacTTAATATGTTTACagctttattatttttcttactactttaaagataataatccatggatttataaaaatatagatacaAAAATATGTTCTAAATTTAATGGGAGCAAAAACATTTGTGATTTTTCAAGAAACATTTGTTACTATAATGAAAGTACTAACACATGTGAAATAAACAATATAAAATTg ggTACAAAGATATATGATATGTTATTAAATAGTTATGATGTATCAAAAAGTCAGAGATTTACTGTGGCTATAGtgctattttcatttttctttttaattttatataactttctttcaaaatataaaacttCCCAAAAAATTGTTAGAATGTTCTTGTCTTTTCTGATTCTACTCtttataattcatatttttgcTATTCATGATTTTACTTTCATTAAGTTTCTATTTAGTGATCTTAATTTTAGCAAAATAACAAGTATACTTTCAAATCATGAAGTCTGGATTTTGTGTATGATTCACTGTACTATTAATTTATCATTGCATTCAggaatgtatttttattcatcAAAAGGATTAAG ATTAGGTGTAAATGTTATTTCTTCAACTTAtcttattattttctcttttcttcttctggatatattaatttttataacattTGCAAATATAATTGCAaagcatataaaaaatatagaaaaaaattattattttctaatcgaattaatgaaaaaaaatgttttttttattttaatccCTGTAGCAAATAACTACTGCAGCAAATTTACTTTATTCTTAAGTATATGCGTTGCAGTAATATTCTTAACATTAATTTTGTTAGCCGCATCTAAAAGAattgatattttatttttgtctaTTAAGGATATATATACCTCTAAAAGCcccaaaatatttattatgacATGGctattattgtttttattttattatatttatagagTTGTTGATAGTAATTTTAGAGTTATATTTGTATCACATTTATCCCAAATTATTACATTGTTAATTTTGCTTTgtgtaaattttaattttttctggATAAGTGGATTAAAAGAAACAGCACAAAAATTAGGCAGATGGccaataatttttaaattatttttaacatttattaatgaattttctttaatttattgTGAAATTCGCTTAAAATTCCTGAACAgagtttttttatattttttacgtcaatttataaatatttttattattccttttttttctataatccTATGTCAAAAAGTTTTAagattaaaagaaaatggaTATTATAACAAGGTTGACATGAAAACAATAATg ctAAATACTTATTCTTTAGCTTTAGAATGTAATGATAAATCAACAAAAATTCAATTACAATTTATTCCTAAGTCAAGATATACAACATActtcaatatatttataatattatatttaaaatactttGGTATAGATTTGGTTTTTATGTGTTTTTTATACTcagtaaataatttttttgttgaaaacgaagttttttttaaaaaaaaacattcaAATACTGGAATAAATGAACATATTATATTGCtactttatataatttttctctacatagcatatataaatatccCATTATTGCAATGGATAAAAAGAAAACTGTTTCTAAAAACTAATAATTTTAACGTTTTAGATTTTCCTGTGTTacttgaagaaaaaaaaaaaggaaaaaaaaatgctttATTTAgagaatttatatataattag